The following proteins are encoded in a genomic region of Sparus aurata chromosome 11, fSpaAur1.1, whole genome shotgun sequence:
- the LOC115590848 gene encoding collagen alpha-1(I) chain codes for MQGAVVLLLLLSCGMAQLVIFVLGNPSVAEQHCGDHSSTCSALTDKQEVGAVDEVTMQPGIRVSSTPENTPQDRSPQAPFTELTPGLDQTNHTNAVETTKARTDTPTNRKKDRPTTMSKEVTQGGNTVPLPLSGNEQLSNLQPEGNIITRSPSVHTLQTSQYLRQLHQPSVLEGAEMAISTPSVQAENPTAPGVSSGEAVGDEETATTEMSLYNEPQFATRSTLILSPITDSGFVATSVHPSSDGGVREARQEEVPLVIIPPSSSDLPVKLLKQTEENVFLDRASAEDFDAPQTDPAPKQTVLTPTLQSGEAFSTRSMEGDVNNVSASEIKEKKEMEDRLATVSPKTATSPQKQLPGAQHLSATETDGDKIGLVVEEEDEQRQIEMDKDSYDNNTDVSKDFRQSSPDWRTEDTFIQSETESTQQTNNTANQHSAGLRPGIRGPRGLQGPPGLTGPPGPKGDKGYQGVMGRTGQTGYRGPIGPPGMPAIVVFKTSEEEWEAFKKKKFFKKLISTWPKLKGPPGSLGPPGDDGPIGPPGITGKQGRKGVQGKIGSPGPQGLPGPLGRPGSDGSPGEHSDPGPPGLPGEQGPQGYRGEKGSKGELGEWGYQGEPGPQGHRGPNGDKGNKGVRGVVGVPGYIGLPGARGLPGFPGPSGTQGEIGAEGFSGSPGPPGKMGPRGVKGFLGVKGPPGHHGGLGIRGAAGPQGEPGPDGVIGFPGVRGPQGNPGPAGPPGPKGDPGDPGDEGDIGEPGPSGLNGSNGNPGKPGPSGDPGAKAKWGERGDPGFKGDLGPPGPPGKQGLKGRRGPLGLEGLRGPTGPPGPSGSSGFDGIMGEEGKQGKDGLKGDRGPDGIQGIPGPRGDKGREGRAGFSGMPGPIGEMGKSGERGLEGEPGIKGKPGVPGVTGPKGLKGFQGHVGNRGQDGPPGALGHLGANGMNGDTGPPGLKGLLGKTGAPGLQGPVGKSGEAGSRGVKGASGKPGERGVKGKESPGGLPGSEGLKGKRGEDGPRGKQGRPGEMGMPGPRGYRGSPGIQGNIGPWGEVGPRGFPGDQGPRGPVGPIGVTGYPGKDGPQGSIGLPGVKGDKGSRGALGQEGVAGLDGEEGPVGLRGTEGPAGLKGTSGDQGDTGPPGQRGSKGAEGNRGNQGPQGAKGAPGRQGYRGAPGGRGRVGVPGLKGEPGTRGSSGKPGRFGPGGNTGTAGAKGQKGFLGHTGPPGRLGPLGQIGPSIPGLPGKRGVEGKTGIPGQKGSHGEDGKPGLPGLNGDMGNIGQRGAKGESGTRGTAGTLGKPGFIGIPGAKGQPGPAGPPGLPGTEGIKGSKGKGAQPGRKGNKGAPGKTGDEGSQGRPGPAGQPGKPGLSGLDGLLGVEGNEGDPGDIGFRGAPGMPGRPGKMGIPGPHGIRGNTGAPGFKGKAGPKGKNEPPGPVGPKGIPGLRGEKGESGGTGQKGLPGDTGILGPIGPPGLKGNPGLQGLKGQRGHKGKQGDTGPRGPRGQKGFLGLPGRLGKKGMKGVEGRRGQKGLKGKRGPPGKPGAPGKSRPTQRRGSNPDQRNEQRPETRPNTRPRVKNVPRSRKTPRLLKQRLGQQKQSRLVSRRLSQADEAKESFSWPQGTKDDPATTCYELALIHPHLNDGYFYMDPNQGCPYDAVKVFCNFTAGGTTCIKPLQSQMKLSWEPDKKKSKMSIQWFSQQHGGSKFEYADVDVVQLRFLRLHSHTSFQNMTLSCAENHVGTADANDSAKRIIHFLGDSGKEIMSHLTTVSRKGCEVEVVVMVQGSKELDRGDMELLPLRDFGVEKTSLSPLVPEITAVLGPLCFL; via the exons ATGCAGGGTGCTGTGGTGCTGCTACTGCTACTGAGCTGC ggcaTGGCCCAGCTGGTGATCTTTGTCTTGGGAAACCCTTCAGTAGCAGAGCAGCACTGTGGAGATCACAGCAGCACCTGCTCAGCACTGACAGATAAACAG GAGGTTGGCGCTGTAGATGAGGTGACCATGCAACCTGGGATCAGAGTATCATCCACGCCAGAAAATACCCCTCAAGACAGAAGTCCACAGGCTCCTTTCACTGAGCTGACACCAGGACTGGATCAGACGAACCACACCAATGCTGTCGAGACAACCAAGGCTCGAACAGACACTCCGACCAACAGAAAAAAGGACAGACCGACAACTATGAGTAAGGAAGTAACTCAAGGTGGAAATACCGTACCACTGCCTCTGAGTGGAAATGAACAGCTTTCTAATTTACAACCTGAAGGAAATATCATAACCAGGAGTCCTTCAGTCCACACACTTCAAACTTCTCAGTACTTGAGACAACTTCATCAACCATCAGTCTTGGAAGGTGCTGAGATGGCCATTTCAACCCCTTCAGTTCAGGCTGAGAACCCCACAGCTCCAGGTGTCTCATCAGGAGAGGCTGTTGGAGATGAAGAAACTGCAACTACAGAAATGTCTCTGTATAATGAGCCACAGTTTGCTACTAGATCCACTCTTATCTTAAGCCCCATTACTGATTCAGGGTTTGTTGCTACCAGCGTGCACCCATCATCTGATGGAGGAGTAAGAGAGGCGAGACAGGAGGAGGTACCACTAGTCATTATACCTCCATCTTCAAGCGACCTGCCAGTCAAACTCttaaaacagacagaagaaaatGTATTCCTTGACAGAGCTTCAGCTGAGGACTTTGATGCACCTCAGACAGATCCAGCCCCAAAACAGACTGTTTTAACTCCCACACTACAAAGCGGAGAAGCATTTAGTACCAGGAGCATGGAGGGCGACGTGAATAATGTTTCAGCCAgtgagataaaagaaaaaaaggaaatggaggACAGGTTGGCAACTGTTTCACccaaaacagcaacatcaccaCAAAAACAACTCCCCGGTGCACAGCACCTGAGTGCAACTGAGACAGATGGAGATAAGATAGGTTTAGTtgttgaggaggaggacgagcagAGACAAATAGAGATGGATAAAGACAGTTATGATAATAACACCGACGTCTCAAAGGACTTTAGACAGTCCTCACCTGACTGGCGCACTGAAGACACGTTCATTCAATCAGAGACTGAATCCACACAGCAGACTAATAACACAGCAAACCAGCACAGTGCAGGATTAAGACCTGGGATCAGAGGCCCAAGG GGGTTACAGGGTCCACCTGGGCTAACAGGACCACCAGGGCCAAAAGGAGACAAA GGCTATCAAGGCGTTATGGGCAGGACCGGACAGACGGGATATAGAGGCCCCATCGGTCCTCCGGGGATGCCTGCCATTGTTGTATTCAAAACCTCTGAAGAAGAGTGGGAGGCTTTCAAG AAAAAGAAGTTCTTTAAAAAGCTGATTTCTACCTGGCCG AAACTCAAGGGGCCTCCGGGGTCTTTGGGACCTCCTGGAGATGATGGACCTATT GGTCCACCTGGAATTACTGGGAAACAAGGACGAAAAGGAGTGCAAGGGAAAATC GGCAGTCCTGGACCACAAGGTTTGCCGGGTCCACTGGGCCGACCCGGAAGTGACGGCAGCCCAGGAGAGCACTCAGATCCAGGCCCTCCCGGCTTACCCGGAGAACAG GGTCCCCAAGGctacagaggagagaagggcAGCAAAGGGGAGCTGGGTGAGTGG GGTTATCAAGGGGAGCCTGGACCACAGGGACACAGAGGACCAAATGGCGACAAG GGAAATAAAGGAGTGAGAGGTGTTGTTGGTGTCCCCGGATACATA GGACTTCCTGGAGCCAGAGGTCTTCCTGGTTTTCCAGGACCATCAGGAACTCAG ggGGAGATTGGCGCTGAAGGCTTTAGTGGATCACCAGGCCCACCT GGCAAAATGGGCCCCAGAGGAGTAAAAGGTTTCTTAGGAGTTAAAGGACCGCCA GGTCATCATGGTGGACTGGGCatcagaggagcagctggacCACAG GGAGAGCCTGGTCCAGATGGAGTGATCGGGTTCCCTGGTGTCCGTGGCCCTCAG GGAAACCCAGGACCAGCTGGACCTCCTGGCCCTAAAGGGGACCCT GGTGATCCAGGAGATGAAGGAGATATCGGAGAACCTGGACCATCTGGACTTAAT GGATCTAATGGGAATCCAGGAAAGCCTGGACCCTCAGGTGATCCC GGAGCTAAAGCCAAGTGGGGTGAAAGGGGTGATCCAGGGTTTAAGGGTGACCTG GGACCTCCAGGGCCTCCAGGTAAACAAGGATTGAAGGGGCGACGAGGCCCTTTGGGACTTGAGGGACTTAGAGGCCCAACAGGGCCACCAGGACCTTCTGGATCCAGT GGATTTGATGGCATTATGGGGGAGGAAGGGAAGCAAGGCAAAGATGGACTGAAG GGAGATCGAGGGCCGGACGGTATCCAAGGAATTCCTGGGCCGCGAGGAGACAAG GGTCGGGAAGGTCGAGCAGGATTTTCTGGAATGCCTGGTCCAATT GGAGAGATGGGAAAATCTGGAGAGAGGGGACTTGAAGGAGAACCTGGTATTAAG GGGAAGCCTGGAGTCCCAGGAGTGACTGGACCTAAAGGTCTAAAG GGGTTTCAAGGTCATGTAGGAAACAGGGGACAAGATGGACCTCCCGGAGCTCTG GGACATCTTGGTGCTAATGGAATGAATGGTGACACTGGACCTCCAGGACTAAAA GGATTGCTGGGGAAGACGGGAGCTCCTGGCCTTCAAGGACCTGTAGGCAAGAGT GGAGAAGCTGGCAGCAGAGGAGTGAAGGGGGCATCAGGAAAGCCTGGAGAGAGA GGGGTTAAAGGTAAAGAAAGCCCAGGAGGACTTCCAGGAAGTGAGGGCTTAAAG GGTAAGAGAGGCGAGGATGGACCAAGGGGGAAACAAGGCCGGCCT GGGGAGATGGGCATGCCTGGACCACGGGGATACAGAGGATCTCCT GGTATCCAGGGTAACATAGGACCATGGGGTGAGGTTGGGCCCCGTGGCTTTCCAGGTGATCAGGGGCCACGAGGTCCAGTTGGCCCTATTGGAGTTACAGGTTACCCT GGTAAAGATGGACCTCAGGGATCAATTGGATTACCTGGTGTCAAAGGAGATAAg gGATCCAGGGGAGCTTTGGGGCAGGAGGGAGTTGCTGGTCTCGATGGTGAGGAG GGTCCAGTTGGACTGAGGGGAACTGAGGGTCCAGCTGGACTGAAAGGCACATCG GGTGACCAGGGGGACACTGGGCCCCCTGGACAGAGAGGGTCAAAGGGAGCTGAAGGCAACAGAGGCAACCAAGGACCACAAGGAGCAAAGGGGGCACCGGGGAGACAG GGATACAGGGGTGCACCAGGGGGCAGAGGAAGAGTCGGGGTTCCAGGGCTCAAG GGTGAACCAGGTACCCGAGGATCATCAGGCAAGCCTGGACGGTTTGGACCAGGGGGCAACACTGGGACAGCAGGAGCCAAAGGCCAGAAGGGGTTCCTTGGACACACA GGCCCCCCTGGCAGGTTAGGGCCCCTAGGACAGATTGGACCATCAATACCA ggtttGCCAGGCAAGAGAGGTGTTGAGGGCAAAACAGGAATCCCTGGACAAAAG GGCAGTCATGGTGAGGACGGAAAGCCCGGACTTCCTGGCCTCAATGGAGACATG GGTAATATAGGTCAAAGGGGTGCAAAAGGAGAGTCTGGAACAAGAGGCACAGCG GGAACTTTGGGGAAGCCAGGATTCATTGGCATTCCAGGTGCTAAAGGGCAACCCGGACCTGCTGGTCCTCCAGGTCTTCCAGGAACTGAAGGAATTAAAGGGTCAAAG GGAAAAGGAGCCCAGCCtggaaggaaaggaaacaaaggaGCTCCTGGAAAAACT GGAGATGAAGGCTCGCAGGGCAGACCAGGACCTGCTGGACAACCTGGAAAACCC GGCCTAAGCGGGTTGGATGGTTTACTAGGGGTTGAAGGAAATGAAGGAGatccc GGTGATATTGGTTTCAGAGGAGCTCCTGGAATGCCTGGCAGGCCTGGCAAAATG GGGATACCTGGACCTCATGGAATCCGTGGAAACACTGGAGCACCAGGCTTCAAG ggtAAAGCTGGACCAAAAGGGAAAAACGAGCCACCAGGACCAGTGGGGCCAAAG GGTATTCCAGgactgagaggagagaagggtGAATCTGGAGGTACTGGTCAAAAG GGTCTCCCAGGTGACACCGGAATACTGGGACCCATTGGGCCACCGGGGCTTAAG GGCAACCCTGGTTTGCAGGGCCTGAAAGGTCAAAGAGGTCATAAAGGAAAGCAG GGAGATACTGGTCCTCGTGGTCCACGTGGGCAGAAAGGCTTCCTTGGACTTCCT GGCCGGCTTGGAAAGAAG GGGATGAAAGGTGTTGAAGGCAGGAGAGGACAAAAGGGACTAAAGGGCAAGCGTGGACCTCCA GGAAAACCTGGTGCACCAGGCAAGAGCAGGCCTACACAAAGACGGGGATCAAATCCAGATCAAAGAAATGAGCAGAGGCCTGAAACAAGACCCAATACAAGACCAAGAGTGAAGAATGTGCCAAGATCCAGAAAAACACCCAGGCTCCTGAAGCAAAGATTAGGACAACAAAAA CAGTCCAGGCTGGTGTCCAGGAGGTTGTCGCAAGCAGATGAGGCGAAGGAATCCTTCAGCTGGCCTCAGGGAACTAAAGACGACCCTGCCACCACCTGCTATGAGCTGGCACTCATACACCCACATCTGAATGATG gtTACTTTTACATGGACCCCAACCAAGGCTGTCCCTATGATGCTGTGAAGGTGTTCTGTAACTTCACAGCAGGAGGAACGACTTGCATCAAACCTTTACAATCACAG ATGAAGTTATCCTGGGAACCAGACAAGAAGAAATCAAAAATGTCCATCCAGTGGTTCAGTCAGCAACATGGTGGAAGCAAG TTTGAGTACGCTGATGTGGATGTTGTCCAGCTGAGGTTTCTGCGGTTACACAGCCACACATCTTTCCAAAACATGACTCTCAGCTGTGCAGAAAACCACGTCGGTACTGCTGACGCAAATGATTCAGCCAAGAGGATTATTCACTTCCTGGGAGACTCTGGCAAAGAAATTATGTCACACCTTACCACAGTGTCCAGGAAGGGCTGTGAG gtggaggtggttgTGATGGTTCAGGGGAGCAAGGAGCTCGATCGAGGTGATATGGAGTTACTTCCTCTCAGAGATTTTGGTGTAGAGAAGACATCATTATCTCCCCTTGTCCCTGAGATCACTGCTGTTTTGGGACCCCTATGCTTCTTGTGA